From the genome of bacterium:
CCCGTGGATCGAGGCCGAGCAGGCTCAGCAGTCCTCCCACAGCTCCGGCTCCCGCCAGGATGGCCAGGCCAGTGAAGGCGAACCTGGATAGATCGATCCAGGCACACCGGTTCCGCGACCATCCGGCAGTGAGGTTCCTAACCCACGGGCTGACCCTGATGGCAGAGATCCAGGCAGCGGCAAGAGCGGAAACCGGGATCATGAGAAAGGTCCAGGCTCCCCAGGTCCCCGGCAGCTGTCCGTCCAGCCAGGCGATGATGTTCCCTGCGAAGAACAGTTGTTCCAACAGGGGTCCTGCCAGGATGGCAAGCCCCCCTCCAAGGGGGACGGGGAGGAAAAGGAACCAGAAACGGTACCCTTGCATCCTGATCGTCCAGCCGTGGGGCAGGAGCTGCCACACGTAGGCACCCAGGAGAAAAGCCAGGGGCATGGTCACGAAAGTGGCCAGAAATACCGTGAGCAGATCCTCCACAACGGGGGCGAAAACAAGGGCGGCCAGGAAACCGAGAACGACGCTGGGCAAGCTGGCCATGAGCTCTACTGCGGGCTTGACCCGGCTCCGGACCCGGGGAGTCAGAAATTCACTGGTGAACACGGCTGCCATCAGGGCGATGGGCACACCGAAAAACAGGGAATACAGGGTGGCTTTCAGTGTTCCGAAGATGAGGGGCATCAGGCCGTATTTCGGCTCGAAATCGTCAGTGGCCGCAGAGGACTGCCACACATGTTCCGGGCCGCTGGCGCCCTCGTACCAGACTGGCAGAATCAGGGAGCGGAAGGTGGTTTCCGGGTAGTATGGTGTCATTTCCCTTACAAGGAACCTGTCGGGAAGAGCCACCAGCAGGGTGTCGTCTTTAGGGGCGAACACCATGTCGAGGACAGGCCCGTTACCTCCAGGGGAGGGAAGGTCGGCCAACTCCTTGTGGCTGGTCACGTGAACGACCCTGGAGGTACCGTCTTCGTAACCGATCCCGATCATCCGCATCCTGGCGGAGGATGCAATGGATGTGACCGGGCTTTTGGCCCCGGGGAACTCATGGGCCTGAGCCAGTTTCAGTTCATCTTCACCTGTCCCCGTCATGGGAATGCGCACCGGGAACCAGGCCCGCACCACCCCGGTGCTGTCCCCGGCGAGGAGCGTGGTCCTGCCCAGGAGATATTTCAGGACTGTCAGGGATTCTCCGTCTTCCGGGACCAGGTCCAGGACCTCCTGGAGAAAGGGCCTCTCGAAATCGCGGGTGTTGAACCGTGCCAGCGTGCCGTCCGGCCACGCAATGGAAACGGTGTCACCAAGTCCTGAAAGGGCGATGAAGACAGGTTTGCCATCCCTGGGAATGGCACTGAAGGACAGGGAGGTGGAATCGGTATCCACGAACACCTCGCCCGTGAGCATGTTCTCCCTCTCTTCGACCCGCACAAGCTGGAAAGTCCGGTCCTCATGGAACACTGAGTAGACACGGTCCGAGCCGTCGGTGCTCTGATCGATGAGAACAACGGCTGTTCCCGTGTCCCCCTTTATTGGTTCGCCAAAGGAAACAGCCAGCCTCTGTGTCCGAAACTGGTCCCGGGAGATCCT
Proteins encoded in this window:
- a CDS encoding ABC transporter permease subunit, which gives rise to MSTPGAFTGRKRKKETPWSVKAGDFLSKWIITVGGIGTVIAVSTVFFLLLWVVYPLLKPATLGAQHPLELHEKMSRVIHTQVDEYRTMVWQLFSDGNVKAFSLADGTLIEQRQLFPGRKITASSFSLSTPDAIVGFSDGTVSFGKISFETGFLDIEDASEQVRALSGADIGRIGDATVQRISRDQFRTQRLAVSFGEPIKGDTGTAVVLIDQSTDGSDRVYSVFHEDRTFQLVRVEERENMLTGEVFVDTDSTSLSFSAIPRDGKPVFIALSGLGDTVSIAWPDGTLARFNTRDFERPFLQEVLDLVPEDGESLTVLKYLLGRTTLLAGDSTGVVRAWFPVRIPMTGTGEDELKLAQAHEFPGAKSPVTSIASSARMRMIGIGYEDGTSRVVHVTSHKELADLPSPGGNGPVLDMVFAPKDDTLLVALPDRFLVREMTPYYPETTFRSLILPVWYEGASGPEHVWQSSAATDDFEPKYGLMPLIFGTLKATLYSLFFGVPIALMAAVFTSEFLTPRVRSRVKPAVELMASLPSVVLGFLAALVFAPVVEDLLTVFLATFVTMPLAFLLGAYVWQLLPHGWTIRMQGYRFWFLFLPVPLGGGLAILAGPLLEQLFFAGNIIAWLDGQLPGTWGAWTFLMIPVSALAAAWISAIRVSPWVRNLTAGWSRNRCAWIDLSRFAFTGLAILAGAGAVGGLLSLLGLDPRGSVFGTYVQRNSLVVGFVMGFAIIPIIYTISEDALSAVPEHLRSASLGAGATPWQTAVRIIIPTAMSGLFSAIMIGLGRAVGETMIVLMAAGNTPIMEMNIFNGFRTLSANIAVELPEAVVGSTHYRTLFLAALVLFLMTFVLNTAAEIVRLRFRKRASEL